A region of the Synechococcus sp. PCC 7502 genome:
ATCGGTGACGTTAATATTCACATTGGAAATATCGGCATTGGTAAAGGCTTCACCTGCATTTTTATTAATATCCATGACTCCACTAGCAGTCAGCAATGTGTTATTAGGACTAAGATTAAGTGTCTGAGTTTTGACATTAGGATCGTTACTGGTATAGAAAAAATTAAAGCTTATGGCATTGGCAGGATTAGCAGTTGTTAATACAGAAGCAACAAAGCCAGTGATAGCAATAGTTTTAGCGTTTACAGGGGGGGGGTAAGTTTGAACATATTGTTGTTGTTTGGGAATGATCAATATCGAAACTTTCACAAAAATATCACGACTCCTATGCCTACGTCATTATGACTATAAAAGCGATCTTGCCCTAAATCAGATGTTAAGGTTTATGGACTGGATATTTGAATGAAAATCGCTGCTAATTCATAGTAGGTATTTCAATCTCATACTTTATCTGCTACTATAGAGGACTGCAATTACACTTAAATCAACTTGTCCAATGGTTAAACTAAGACTAAAACGCTTCGGTAAAAAGCGTATGCCCAGCTATCGTATTGTTGCTATTAACAGCACTACCCGTAGAGATGCTCGCCCCTTAGAAGAGTTAGGCATCTATAATCCCCGTACCAAAGAAACAAGACTGGAAGTAGAAGCAATTGTGACTCGCCTCAAACAAGGAGCGCAACCTACAGATACAGTTAGAGCTATCCTCGAAAAAGCTAAGATTTTTGATTTAGTCGGTGCATAACTACATTACCCTAGTTAAATTCCTGATGGAGCCATTGTTGGATAATCCCGATGCGCTCAAAGTTAACTGCGAAACTAATGCCAAGGGCGATCGCATTTGGATCAGGGTTGCCTTTGATGCTAGGGAAAAAGGTCGTATATTTGGACGTAATGGGCGCACTATTCAAGCCATTCGGACTCTTCTATCCACTGCTGCCAATACCAATAACCAGAGTATAAAGTTTGATGTATTCGATCCTGAACCATCGGAGCCGAAATCTGAGCCTAAATTTACAGACAAACCGATAAAACCTACTTCTAAGCCTAAGCCTAAACCCAAGTCAGAATAAAAAGTAAATTCTGATTATTTCCCATGACTATAAGTGCTGAAATTATCTGCATAGGGACTGAGCTACTGTTGGGAGAAATCCTTAACAGTAATGCCCAGTATCTGGCACAGCAGTTAGCTAGCCTTGGTATTCCTCATTTTTATCAAACTGTGGTAGGAGATAATCCCGAGAGAATTCAAAAATCCTTAGCGATCGCCGCCAACAGATCAAATTTAATCATTACCACTGGTGGTTTAGGACCCACGCCCGATGACTTAACTACGGAATCCATTGCTGACTTCTTTGCTACCCCTCTAGTCGAGCATCCCCAAATTTGGGAAAATATTCAACAAAAATACGCAGGACGCACAATCACTGCCAATAATCGTAAGCAAGCATTTTTACCCCAAGGTGCCGAAATTTTAACCAATCCTGTAGGTACTGCCCCTGGGATGATCTGGCAACCTCGGCAGGGTTTAATGATTTTAACTTTCCCCGGTGTCCCCACGGAGCTTTATCCCATGTGGGAGCAATTTGCTGTACCTGTATTGCGATCGCAGGGCTGGGTCAAAGAAACCTTCTATTCCAAAGTATTACTGTATTGGGGGATTGCCGAGTCCGCCCTAGCCGAGCAGGTAAATTCCTTCTTTGATCTAACTAATCCCACAGTTGCCCCCTACGCCAATTATGGACAAGCTCGTTTACGCATTACCGCCCGAGCCGAAACCCTCGCAGCTGCCCAAGCCTTAATTGCTCCAGTGGAGGCAGAAATTCGGCAAATCACAGGTAAATATTGCTATGGCGTAGATGATGATACCCTTGCTGGTGTTGTTGGCAATCACTTAAAAAGTCAGGGGCAAACTCTTGCTGTAGCTGAATCCTGCACAGGTGGATGGCTAGGTGAAACAATCACTAGTGTTGCTGGTAGCTCCGCTTATTTTTTAGGTGGAGTAATTAGCTACAGTAACGAAGTTAAAGCTCAGGTTTTAAAAGTATCTCAGGCTGATTTACAAGAACATGGGGCAGTCAGTTCTGAAGTTGCTATGCAAATGGCACTGGGCGTAAAGAATTTGTTACAAAGTGATTGGGCAATTAGCATCACTGGTATTGCTGGTCCCGATGGTGG
Encoded here:
- the rpsP gene encoding 30S ribosomal protein S16, which translates into the protein MVKLRLKRFGKKRMPSYRIVAINSTTRRDARPLEELGIYNPRTKETRLEVEAIVTRLKQGAQPTDTVRAILEKAKIFDLVGA
- a CDS encoding KH domain-containing protein, whose amino-acid sequence is MHNYITLVKFLMEPLLDNPDALKVNCETNAKGDRIWIRVAFDAREKGRIFGRNGRTIQAIRTLLSTAANTNNQSIKFDVFDPEPSEPKSEPKFTDKPIKPTSKPKPKPKSE
- a CDS encoding competence/damage-inducible protein A, translated to MTISAEIICIGTELLLGEILNSNAQYLAQQLASLGIPHFYQTVVGDNPERIQKSLAIAANRSNLIITTGGLGPTPDDLTTESIADFFATPLVEHPQIWENIQQKYAGRTITANNRKQAFLPQGAEILTNPVGTAPGMIWQPRQGLMILTFPGVPTELYPMWEQFAVPVLRSQGWVKETFYSKVLLYWGIAESALAEQVNSFFDLTNPTVAPYANYGQARLRITARAETLAAAQALIAPVEAEIRQITGKYCYGVDDDTLAGVVGNHLKSQGQTLAVAESCTGGWLGETITSVAGSSAYFLGGVISYSNEVKAQVLKVSQADLQEHGAVSSEVAMQMALGVKNLLQSDWAISITGIAGPDGGSSVKPIGLVYIGLADPDGNVEAIAYKFNPHRDRHWIRMVSVYSALDQLRQRFVMI